A DNA window from Pseudomonas wuhanensis contains the following coding sequences:
- a CDS encoding LysR substrate-binding domain-containing protein — protein MKRLPPLPALHTFLITAQCCNFTRAAEQLHITQGAVSRQIAGLEDHLGYELFIRQARGLSLTAEGREWLPRVQQIFGLIDEAVEQIGEKRETLQLKAPTCVMRWLLPRLLQWQKERPDVPVELTTTVKHGVDFHREQFDAAVMYGPPPGSSLASRHLFDEQLTPVCSRPMLEGPMALQTPADLQQHLLLHPTRDERDWNAWLKAADIRLSNVGKGQHFETLDLAMSMASQGTGVAIGDWSLIGDDLSAGRLVMPFELKVKTGLAYYLVFPEKPEPSPKLRELMGWLVEQAQSR, from the coding sequence ATGAAACGATTGCCTCCCCTGCCGGCGCTGCACACTTTTCTGATCACCGCGCAGTGCTGCAACTTCACCCGGGCCGCCGAACAACTGCACATCACCCAAGGCGCGGTGAGCCGGCAGATCGCCGGGCTGGAAGATCATCTGGGTTATGAGCTGTTCATTCGCCAGGCGCGGGGCTTGAGCCTGACCGCCGAAGGACGGGAGTGGTTGCCACGGGTGCAACAGATTTTCGGCCTGATCGACGAGGCGGTGGAGCAGATCGGCGAGAAGCGCGAAACCCTGCAATTGAAAGCGCCGACCTGCGTGATGCGCTGGCTGTTGCCACGCCTGTTGCAGTGGCAAAAGGAGCGCCCGGATGTACCGGTGGAATTGACCACCACGGTCAAACACGGCGTGGATTTTCATCGCGAGCAGTTCGATGCGGCGGTGATGTATGGCCCGCCGCCAGGCAGCTCACTGGCTTCCCGACATCTGTTCGATGAGCAACTGACGCCCGTGTGTTCCCGACCGATGCTTGAAGGGCCGATGGCTTTGCAGACGCCGGCCGATCTGCAACAGCACTTGTTGCTGCACCCCACCCGCGATGAACGGGACTGGAACGCCTGGCTGAAGGCCGCGGATATTCGGCTGAGCAATGTTGGCAAAGGTCAGCATTTCGAAACCCTGGACCTGGCGATGTCGATGGCGTCCCAGGGGACGGGCGTGGCGATTGGCGATTGGTCGTTGATCGGCGATGACCTGAGTGCCGGGCGGCTGGTCATGCCCTTTGAATTGAAGGTGAAAACCGGGTTGGCGTATTACCTGGTGTTTCCCGAAAAACCAGAGCCTTCGCCGAAATTGCGCGAATTGATGGGGTGGTTGGTGGAGCAGGCTCAATCACGGTAA
- a CDS encoding aldehyde dehydrogenase family protein codes for MSFPTTLDGLYINGQWSAGGEHLRVINPATEALLTTVNGGDAHAVDQAVTAAANAFNEWSKTTGAERGAILRRIAAGVQAGREQLMKLQSSNNGKPLFEAAIDVDDVIATFEYYAGLAEGLDAKQDSAVALPSDDFSARLRREPCGVVGLIVPWNFPMVTTAWKLAPALAAGCCVVLKPSEVTPLPELELATIIAEAGLPNGVFNLVCGTGLAVGAPLSADPRIAKISFTGSNAVGVQVMQRAAETVKGVSLELGGKSSLLVLADADIELAVEVACGGGFFNAGQMCSATSRVLVADELADKFVARLKARAEAIRVADPFDPNVEMGALVNQAQYQRVLGHIDRGLSAGAKLICGGNRPADLPRGYFLQPTIFIDVPLDSALWCEEIFGPVICVRSFTSEAEAIALANDSQFGLVASVVTRDAEAADRVANALQAGLVWINAPQVIFPQTAWGGYKQSSIGRELGPWGLQAFQEIKHVIRAV; via the coding sequence ATGAGTTTTCCAACTACTTTGGATGGCTTGTACATCAATGGCCAATGGTCCGCCGGAGGCGAACATCTGCGCGTGATCAACCCGGCGACCGAAGCCCTGTTGACCACCGTTAACGGCGGCGATGCTCACGCTGTCGATCAGGCCGTTACGGCTGCGGCCAACGCTTTCAACGAATGGTCGAAAACCACTGGCGCCGAGCGCGGGGCGATCCTGCGCAGAATCGCCGCAGGCGTGCAGGCCGGTCGCGAGCAGTTGATGAAATTGCAGTCGAGCAACAACGGCAAACCGCTGTTCGAAGCGGCCATCGACGTCGACGACGTGATCGCCACCTTCGAGTATTACGCCGGTCTGGCCGAAGGCCTGGACGCGAAGCAAGACAGCGCCGTGGCGTTGCCGAGCGACGATTTCAGCGCCCGTTTACGCCGCGAACCGTGCGGTGTGGTGGGGCTGATCGTGCCGTGGAATTTCCCGATGGTCACCACCGCCTGGAAACTCGCCCCGGCCCTGGCCGCCGGTTGTTGTGTGGTGCTCAAACCGTCAGAAGTGACGCCGCTACCGGAGCTGGAACTGGCGACGATCATTGCTGAAGCGGGCCTGCCAAACGGTGTGTTCAATCTGGTCTGCGGCACCGGTCTGGCCGTCGGCGCACCGCTGTCGGCTGACCCACGCATCGCCAAGATTTCCTTCACCGGCAGCAACGCGGTGGGCGTGCAGGTGATGCAGCGAGCGGCGGAAACCGTGAAAGGCGTGAGTCTCGAACTCGGCGGCAAATCTTCGCTGCTGGTACTTGCCGATGCCGACATCGAGCTGGCCGTGGAAGTGGCCTGCGGTGGCGGCTTCTTCAATGCCGGGCAAATGTGTTCCGCCACCAGCCGCGTGCTGGTCGCCGACGAATTGGCGGATAAATTTGTCGCGCGATTGAAGGCCCGTGCCGAAGCTATTCGCGTGGCCGACCCGTTCGACCCGAACGTGGAAATGGGCGCACTGGTCAATCAGGCGCAATACCAACGTGTGCTGGGCCACATCGACCGTGGTTTGAGTGCTGGGGCGAAGCTGATCTGCGGCGGTAATCGTCCGGCAGATCTGCCACGCGGCTATTTTTTGCAGCCGACGATTTTCATCGACGTGCCCCTCGACAGTGCGCTGTGGTGCGAAGAGATTTTCGGCCCGGTGATCTGCGTGCGCAGTTTCACCTCTGAAGCCGAGGCAATTGCCCTGGCCAACGACAGCCAGTTCGGCCTGGTGGCCAGCGTGGTCACTCGCGACGCCGAAGCGGCCGATCGGGTCGCCAACGCTTTGCAGGCGGGGCTCGTGTGGATCAACGCGCCGCAAGTGATCTTCCCGCAGACCGCCTGGGGTGGCTACAAACAGAGCAGCATCGGTCGCGAATTGGGGCCGTGGGGCTTGCAGGCTTTCCAGGAAATCAA
- a CDS encoding 5-guanidino-2-oxopentanoate decarboxylase, translated as MATCGEVLVKLLEGYGVEQVFGIPGVHTVELYRGLARSSINHVTPRHEQGAGFMADGYARTSGKPGVCFIITGPGMTNITTAMGQAYADSIPMLVISSVQSRSQLGGGRGKLHELPNQSALVGGVAAFSHTLMSAAELPGVLARAFALFQAGRPRPVHIEIPLDVLVEEADDLLASVPVNIDRAGASPSAISRMTDLLAGAKRPLILAGGGAIDAAAELTELAELLDAPVALTINAKGMLESSHPLLIGSTQSLVATRALVAEADVVLAIGTELAETDYDVTFAGGFEIPGVLLRVDIDSDQTVRNYPPKVALVADSRNAAQALLSALAHQSLAERRNDWGQVRAARLRDELAASWDAPTLAQTRFLETVLYELPNAVFVGDSTQPVYTGNLTFNPERPRRWFNSSTGYGTLGYALPAAIGAWLGGSIEGGARPPVVCLIGDGGLQFTLPELASAVEARTPVIVLLWNNQGYEEIKKYMVNRAIEPVGVDIYTPDFIGVAKALGCAAEAVSGVEELRSALRLATDRQGPSLIEIDQAQWMKAVSK; from the coding sequence ATGGCGACGTGCGGCGAAGTATTGGTCAAGTTACTCGAAGGTTACGGGGTCGAGCAGGTGTTCGGCATTCCCGGGGTTCACACCGTGGAGCTGTATCGCGGGCTGGCCCGTTCGAGCATCAACCACGTCACTCCACGTCACGAACAGGGCGCCGGTTTCATGGCCGACGGTTACGCTCGCACCAGCGGCAAACCGGGCGTGTGCTTCATCATCACCGGCCCTGGCATGACCAACATCACCACCGCCATGGGCCAGGCTTACGCCGACTCGATCCCGATGCTGGTGATCTCCAGCGTGCAATCGCGCAGCCAATTGGGTGGCGGTCGCGGCAAGTTGCATGAGCTGCCGAACCAGAGCGCACTGGTCGGCGGCGTGGCAGCGTTCTCCCACACCTTGATGTCGGCGGCTGAATTGCCGGGCGTCCTGGCTCGCGCCTTCGCGCTGTTCCAGGCTGGCCGTCCACGTCCGGTGCACATCGAAATTCCGTTGGACGTATTGGTCGAAGAGGCCGATGACTTGCTCGCCAGCGTGCCGGTCAACATCGACCGCGCCGGTGCTTCGCCAAGCGCAATCAGCCGCATGACCGACTTGCTGGCCGGTGCCAAGCGCCCGTTGATTCTCGCCGGTGGTGGCGCCATCGATGCGGCGGCCGAGCTGACTGAACTGGCCGAACTGCTGGATGCGCCAGTGGCCCTGACCATCAATGCCAAAGGCATGCTCGAGTCCAGTCACCCGCTGCTGATCGGTTCGACCCAGAGCCTGGTAGCCACACGCGCGCTGGTCGCCGAGGCCGACGTGGTGCTGGCCATCGGCACCGAACTGGCCGAAACCGATTACGACGTCACCTTTGCTGGCGGCTTCGAAATTCCTGGCGTGCTGCTGCGCGTGGACATCGACTCCGACCAGACCGTGCGTAATTACCCGCCGAAAGTCGCCTTGGTGGCCGACTCGCGCAACGCCGCTCAGGCCTTGCTGAGTGCGCTGGCCCACCAGTCGCTGGCCGAGCGTCGCAACGATTGGGGCCAGGTACGGGCCGCGCGTTTGCGCGATGAACTGGCTGCGTCCTGGGACGCCCCGACGCTGGCCCAGACCCGTTTCCTGGAAACCGTGCTGTACGAATTGCCAAACGCGGTGTTCGTCGGCGATTCGACCCAACCGGTGTACACCGGCAACCTGACCTTTAACCCGGAGCGCCCGCGCCGCTGGTTCAACTCGTCCACCGGTTACGGCACCCTCGGTTACGCCTTGCCGGCGGCGATTGGCGCTTGGCTCGGTGGCAGCATCGAAGGTGGCGCACGCCCGCCGGTGGTGTGCCTGATCGGCGACGGCGGTCTGCAATTCACCCTGCCGGAATTGGCCAGTGCGGTGGAAGCACGCACCCCGGTGATCGTCCTGCTGTGGAATAACCAGGGCTACGAAGAGATCAAGAAATACATGGTCAACCGCGCCATCGAGCCGGTAGGCGTGGACATCTACACCCCGGACTTCATCGGTGTGGCCAAGGCCCTGGGTTGCGCGGCCGAGGCGGTTAGTGGTGTCGAAGAACTGCGCAGTGCATTGCGTCTCGCCACCGATCGCCAGGGCCCGTCCCTGATTGAAATTGATCAGGCCCAGTGGATGAAGGCGGTGTCGAAATGA